One segment of Streptomyces sp. NBC_01463 DNA contains the following:
- a CDS encoding glycerophosphodiester phosphodiesterase has product MATPVTAVAHRGDPYRVRENTLPSIRSALERGADAVEVDVRVTRDDVPVLLHDATLDRLWGHDLRLDRLSHQELTELTEGGVPTLREALLAAGAHRLMVDLPGSTDASVRRIVGVVRECGAGERTYYCAGPEAMLRVRAADPAAEIAMTWTTLAPPRAGLLEAVRPRWLNYRFGLVSRELTDRNHRDGLLVSAWTADTGRTMRRLIRDGVDSITTNRIDVLHKLAVNSSARDGS; this is encoded by the coding sequence ATGGCCACCCCTGTCACCGCAGTCGCCCATCGCGGCGATCCGTACCGTGTCCGCGAGAACACCCTCCCCTCGATCCGCTCCGCCCTCGAACGGGGGGCGGACGCGGTCGAGGTCGACGTCCGGGTCACCCGCGACGACGTCCCGGTCCTGCTGCACGACGCCACGCTGGACCGGCTGTGGGGCCATGACCTGCGGCTCGACCGGCTCAGCCATCAGGAGCTGACCGAGCTGACCGAGGGCGGTGTGCCGACCCTGCGCGAGGCCCTGCTCGCCGCGGGGGCACACCGCCTCATGGTCGACCTGCCCGGCTCCACCGACGCATCGGTCCGCAGGATCGTCGGCGTGGTGCGGGAGTGCGGGGCCGGCGAGCGCACCTACTACTGCGCGGGGCCCGAGGCCATGCTGCGGGTGCGGGCCGCCGACCCGGCCGCCGAGATCGCGATGACCTGGACGACGCTCGCGCCGCCCCGGGCGGGACTGCTGGAGGCGGTGCGGCCGCGCTGGCTGAACTACCGCTTCGGGCTGGTCAGCAGGGAGCTGACGGACCGCAACCACCGGGACGGGCTGCTGGTGTCGGCGTGGACCGCGGACACCGGGCGCACGATGCGCCGGCTGATCCGGGACGGGGTGGACTCGATCACCACCAACCGGATCGACGTACTGCACAAGCTGGCCGTGAACTCCAGCGCCCGCGACGGCTCTTGA
- a CDS encoding SAM-dependent methyltransferase yields the protein MTVPRNNALPARIRSDVAHNARVWNYWLGGKDHFPVDRAVGDQVTGMYPSIGEVARADREFLGRAVRYLAGDAGIGQFLDIGTGLPTGDNTHEVAQHTAPDARVVYVDNDPIVLAHARSLLTSSPEGATEYIDADARNPERILRAAQPTLDLERPVAVMLLGILNFVPDTDEALHIVRQLMDAVPSGSHLVLTHPTLELGGEGNEAAMRFWNENATPAITARGRFEVAAFLDGLDILDPGIVSCARWRPAPGPAGVEVAQFGAVARKP from the coding sequence GTGACCGTCCCCCGCAACAACGCCCTCCCCGCCCGCATCCGTTCCGACGTCGCCCACAACGCCCGGGTCTGGAACTACTGGCTCGGCGGCAAGGACCACTTCCCGGTGGACCGCGCCGTCGGCGACCAGGTCACCGGCATGTATCCGAGCATCGGTGAAGTGGCCAGGGCCGACCGGGAGTTCCTGGGGCGGGCGGTGCGGTACCTGGCCGGTGACGCCGGCATCGGCCAGTTCCTGGACATAGGCACCGGCCTGCCGACCGGGGACAACACTCATGAGGTCGCCCAGCACACCGCGCCCGACGCCCGCGTCGTGTACGTCGACAACGACCCGATTGTCCTGGCGCACGCCCGTTCGCTTCTCACCAGCTCCCCGGAGGGCGCGACCGAGTACATCGACGCGGACGCCCGGAACCCGGAGAGGATCCTGCGGGCCGCGCAGCCGACCCTCGATCTGGAACGGCCGGTCGCGGTCATGCTGCTGGGCATCCTGAACTTCGTCCCCGACACCGATGAGGCGCTGCACATCGTGCGGCAGCTGATGGACGCGGTGCCGTCCGGCAGCCATCTGGTCCTCACCCACCCCACGCTGGAACTGGGCGGCGAGGGCAACGAGGCGGCGATGCGGTTCTGGAACGAGAACGCCACGCCTGCGATCACCGCCCGCGGGCGCTTCGAGGTCGCCGCGTTCCTGGACGGGCTGGACATCCTCGATCCGGGCATCGTCTCGTGCGCGCGCTGGCGTCCCGCGCCCGGGCCGGCGGGTGTCGAGGTCGCCCAGTTCGGCGCGGTGGCGCGGAAGCCCTGA
- a CDS encoding histidine kinase: MRRPTRLRDVTAKALGAGPRTVDLLIALLVQAAVTMPFVVPRAPDLPDATWTAYGITTLMTVPLVARRRAPVAVLLAVLAAGGLYRFTIDGPGQPLPYTGLVAFYTVAELSSAPKRIGVSVLTALGVLVSVGLDSDAMRELLFSVFVFAAAYAFGRLAVTRKAYLRAVEDRARQLELTHRIEAEQAAARERARIAREMHDILSHAVSLMIVQAEAGPVAVRTAPERAEAAFDAISETGRDAMVQLRRMLGVLREDGGGSGAPREPQPSLDGLPGLVERVRAGGPDVSYEVTGEAGSPGLAVEATVYRIVQEALTNVVRHAEAASVRVRLEHGPDALTLTVTDDGRGPGGGSGLGLTGIRERAAAHGGTARTGPGPDGRGFRVGVTIPHPRPRPEAEREPEPEPGQRTGVGQ, from the coding sequence ATGCGCCGTCCGACGCGTCTGCGGGACGTGACGGCGAAGGCGCTCGGGGCCGGCCCGCGCACCGTCGACCTCCTCATCGCGCTGCTGGTCCAGGCGGCCGTGACCATGCCGTTCGTCGTGCCGCGCGCCCCGGATCTGCCGGACGCGACCTGGACGGCATACGGCATCACCACCCTGATGACGGTGCCGCTGGTGGCCCGCCGCAGGGCGCCGGTGGCCGTCCTCCTCGCCGTGCTCGCGGCCGGCGGCCTGTACCGCTTCACCATCGACGGACCGGGCCAGCCGCTCCCGTACACCGGACTCGTGGCGTTCTACACGGTGGCCGAACTCTCCTCCGCGCCGAAGCGGATCGGGGTCTCGGTGCTCACCGCGCTCGGCGTGCTGGTCTCGGTCGGCCTGGACAGCGACGCGATGCGGGAACTGCTCTTCTCCGTCTTCGTGTTCGCCGCCGCCTACGCCTTCGGCCGGCTGGCCGTGACGCGCAAGGCCTATCTGCGGGCGGTGGAGGACCGGGCCCGCCAGCTGGAGCTGACGCACCGCATCGAGGCCGAGCAGGCGGCCGCGCGGGAACGGGCCCGGATCGCCCGGGAGATGCACGACATCCTGTCCCACGCGGTCAGCCTGATGATCGTGCAGGCGGAGGCCGGCCCGGTGGCGGTCCGTACGGCTCCCGAACGTGCCGAGGCGGCCTTCGACGCGATCTCGGAGACGGGCCGCGACGCGATGGTGCAGCTGCGGCGGATGCTCGGTGTGCTGCGCGAGGACGGGGGCGGCTCGGGCGCTCCGAGGGAACCGCAGCCCTCGCTGGACGGGCTGCCCGGCCTGGTGGAGCGGGTCCGTGCGGGCGGTCCCGACGTCTCGTACGAGGTCACGGGCGAGGCCGGGTCGCCGGGACTGGCGGTCGAGGCCACGGTCTACCGGATCGTGCAGGAGGCCCTGACGAATGTGGTGAGGCATGCGGAGGCGGCCTCGGTCCGGGTGCGGCTGGAGCACGGGCCCGACGCGCTGACACTGACGGTCACCGACGACGGGCGCGGCCCCGGGGGCGGATCGGGACTGGGGCTCACCGGAATCCGGGAACGCGCAGCCGCGCACGGCGGCACGGCCCGCACGGGGCCCGGCCCCGACGGCCGGGGCTTCCGGGTCGGGGTGACGATCCCGCACCCGCGCCCCCGGCCGGAAGCGGAACGGGAACCGGAACCGGAACCGGGACAACGGACAGGGGTGGGACAGTGA
- a CDS encoding response regulator transcription factor, whose amino-acid sequence MTIRVVVADDQELVRSGFAMILDAQPDIEVVAEAGDGGAAVDAVRRLAPEVALLDIRMPGTDGIEACRTITAGSDCRTVMLTTFDSDEYVYEALHAGASGFLLKDVRRDDLVHAVRVVAAGDSLLAPSVARRLIAEYTSRPPAAAVEPSTRLNVLTVREHETLLHLARGLSNAEIAAALVVSEHTVKTHVGNVLSKLGLRDRIQAVICAYECGVVSPSAEGGPVAASPAQGRKPPPGKPPLG is encoded by the coding sequence GTGACGATCCGCGTGGTGGTGGCCGACGACCAGGAGCTGGTGCGCAGCGGCTTCGCGATGATCCTGGACGCGCAGCCGGACATCGAGGTGGTTGCCGAGGCGGGCGACGGGGGCGCGGCGGTCGACGCGGTGCGGCGGCTGGCGCCCGAGGTGGCGCTGCTCGACATCCGGATGCCCGGCACGGACGGCATCGAGGCCTGCCGCACCATCACGGCCGGGAGCGACTGCCGGACGGTGATGCTGACGACGTTCGACTCGGACGAGTACGTATACGAGGCACTGCACGCGGGCGCGAGCGGCTTCCTGCTCAAGGACGTCCGCCGGGACGATCTGGTGCACGCGGTACGGGTGGTGGCGGCCGGGGACTCGCTGCTGGCGCCTTCGGTGGCCCGCCGGCTGATCGCCGAGTACACCTCGCGCCCGCCCGCTGCGGCCGTGGAACCGTCGACGCGCCTGAACGTGCTGACGGTGCGGGAGCACGAGACGCTGCTGCATCTGGCGCGCGGACTGTCGAACGCGGAGATCGCGGCAGCGCTGGTCGTCAGCGAGCACACGGTGAAGACCCATGTCGGCAACGTGCTGTCCAAGCTGGGCCTGCGCGACCGGATCCAGGCGGTGATCTGCGCGTACGAGTGCGGTGTCGTCTCTCCCTCCGCGGAGGGAGGACCGGTCGCCGCCTCCCCCGCTCAGGGGAGGAAGCCTCCCCCGGGGAAACCCCCGCTCGGGTGA
- a CDS encoding beta-lactamase family protein, translated as MNARTHRTVLAAVLLLGIAAGPVPPALAATASPVAAAPAAQRSPAQETPDTGAPDAAALRAAIGGLPKDDATAALVRVSGTAGGWRGSAGVHDLVSGRPADPDGRFRAGSVTKVFTAAVVLQLAGEGRISLDRPARHYLPDLIPAAYRRVTVRQLLNHTSGLPSVGPAGTDTPEGAYAHRFDLIDPADVVREATAHRPDFAPGTQQHYANIGYTVAGLLIERVTGDTYASQVSRRILEPLRLRDTGFPGTDPTIRGPHNHGYQLFGTAGELRDVTVWGASDAWAAGDLISTTADLERFTRALFGGRVVRGPLLEEMFTLPDASVREYGTGAPAAYSAGLSVMTLGGREVWGKTGGRWGYNTAVAATRDLSRTLVYNVNATDAKGKDMNPTAMGIVVAAFGAPSAG; from the coding sequence ATGAACGCCCGTACGCACCGCACCGTCCTCGCAGCCGTCCTGCTCCTCGGGATCGCCGCGGGCCCCGTCCCACCGGCTCTGGCGGCGACCGCATCCCCGGTGGCGGCGGCCCCGGCCGCACAGCGGTCCCCCGCTCAGGAGACACCGGACACCGGGGCGCCGGACGCCGCGGCGCTGCGGGCCGCGATCGGCGGCCTGCCGAAGGACGACGCCACGGCAGCGCTGGTGCGCGTCTCGGGCACCGCGGGAGGCTGGCGGGGCAGCGCCGGTGTGCACGATCTGGTGTCCGGGCGTCCGGCCGACCCGGACGGACGATTCCGGGCCGGTTCGGTGACCAAGGTCTTCACGGCGGCCGTCGTGCTCCAGCTGGCCGGCGAGGGCAGGATCAGCCTGGACCGGCCGGCCCGGCACTATCTGCCGGACCTGATCCCGGCGGCGTACCGGCGGGTCACGGTGCGCCAGCTGCTGAACCACACGAGCGGCCTCCCTTCCGTCGGACCGGCCGGCACCGACACGCCGGAGGGTGCGTACGCGCACCGCTTCGACCTGATCGACCCGGCGGACGTCGTGCGCGAAGCCACGGCGCACAGGCCGGACTTCGCGCCGGGCACCCAGCAGCACTACGCCAACATCGGCTACACCGTGGCGGGCCTGCTGATCGAGCGCGTCACCGGCGACACGTACGCCTCGCAGGTCTCGCGGCGCATTCTGGAGCCCCTGCGCCTGAGGGACACCGGCTTCCCGGGCACCGACCCCACGATCCGGGGGCCGCACAACCACGGCTACCAGCTCTTCGGCACGGCCGGTGAGCTGCGCGACGTGACGGTGTGGGGGGCGAGCGACGCGTGGGCGGCGGGTGACCTGATATCGACCACCGCCGATCTGGAGCGTTTCACCCGGGCGCTGTTCGGCGGACGGGTGGTGCGCGGCCCGCTGCTGGAGGAGATGTTCACACTGCCCGACGCGTCGGTACGGGAGTACGGGACGGGCGCGCCCGCCGCCTACAGCGCGGGTCTCTCGGTGATGACGCTCGGCGGACGCGAGGTCTGGGGCAAGACGGGTGGCCGCTGGGGCTACAACACGGCCGTCGCGGCCACCCGTGATCTCTCCAGGACCCTGGTCTACAACGTCAACGCGACGGACGCGAAGGGGAAGGACATGAACCCCACGGCGATGGGCATCGTGGTGGCCGCCTTCGGCGCCCCGTCCGCCGGCTGA